From Arachis hypogaea cultivar Tifrunner chromosome 3, arahy.Tifrunner.gnm2.J5K5, whole genome shotgun sequence:
CGTTAGTTCAGTTCCGagtttgttgttgtttgttttgcTTTACTTTAACGAACCATAGCTCCCAAGGTTGACCTGTTTCTCGATTTATGAACAGGTTAAGCTTATACTCGTGGGTTATAACTCGGAACTGGTTTTCGCGGGAATTTTTGGTTTTGTGTCGAGCTATAACTCGGAGCCCCCAAGCTTAACTTGTTCACTGCTTTTACTTCAAGTTGTTGTGATTTGAATTTTCGCGCGGAGTGCTTAGTAGGAGAGAGAGtttttattttggaaaatgaaactGCATTTAATGCGCTTTGGGTTTTGGAAAAGGGTGTTTAAGATCGGGCCGTTGATTGAATTTGATGATCCGCACGTTGGACGGCTAGGGTTTGGTCTGGGAGGTGTAACGCTTGCGGTAGGGGTAGTGGGCTAACTGTCTGGTTTTTTGTTCTATCCATTTGCATGTGGTTTTTcgttttttcttctctcttgttCGCGGAAGATGAGTAAAGGTTAGTTGTGCTCTCCCTTTATTTGCTTTGTCTTGTCGTTGTTCTTTGTCTTCTCTTCGATATTGTTGTTTGAAAATGGGAAAGGGGAAGAAGGTAGAGATAGGCGCAGTTGTGAAGACAGAGGTGAAACTAGTTGAAGACGTGTGGGTTTGGGATCCTGTTAATCCGTATTCGTGGGTTGCCGAATTGGTGAAGGGCTATGCTTCTGTGTTTGATGATGAACTTAGTGTTGCTCAATTAGGTTCTGTTTCTTCCTGGGTTAGAGAGGGTAGTGATTTGAAACTTAAGTTTCTTCCTTGTTCCGCTGACGATTGTGTATTTCATCGTGGAGAGGGGTTTGAGTTCTTTTTCATTTATAGTTGTATTTTTGTTGACCTGGGCGTTAGGTTTCCTTTTTCCGAGTTTGAATGTGGTGTGTTGATGCAGTTGAAGTGTGCCCCGTCATAGTTACATCCTAATTCGTGGGCGTTTGTTAGGGCTTTCCAGATTTTGATGAGTTGTTTGGAGGTTCAACCGTCGCTGGAGGTTTTCTTTACGTTGTTTCAGTGTAAGGGGGTTAGGCGGGGATGTTGGTTGAATTTGGCTAGTGTTCCTGGGCGCGCCATCTTTAGTTTGTATAGGTCCTCCTATAAGGGTTTCAAGTCAATGTTTCTGAAGGTAGGCGTTGTAGAGGGTGAGTATCCGTGGTTTGTCGACGAGTGTCTTTTGGAGAGGTTTCCTCTATTCTGGGTTCCGAGGCCTAGGCAGATACTTGGTATGGACAATATGGAGTATAGGAATGAAATGCTTGTGGAGTTTCTGGTGAATCATATTTCGTCGTCGAGCTTGCTGTCTATTGTCAATCTTCTTGACTTAGAGGGTGATAGTGATGCCCTTGATGGATATATAGGTAACTGCTTTCGACCGTTTCGTGTGTTGTTACTTGGTTATGAATAATGATGtatcttctttgtgtttttgtaGTTGAGAAGGcgtgaaagaactgaagattgatgattTAGAAGTTATAACGAatactcgttgtaagtatagttactaagccaagcaatcaacctttcttacaaacgttttggttgtcacaagtaacaaactccttaaaaattgttaaccgagtattcaaatctcaggtcgtcttctcaaggaactgcaaggaagtatgttcttattattggctataaaggttgtaattggggtttagaaggtgagaagctagtgatttaaatgacaagtaaagtaaatggcaattaaaataaataaaactgtaaagcaaactttggcaaggtaagagaaattggaagtctaacttagttatctctctcaacaatgatgaaagttgaatctagattccacttagttgacctttactaaagcaaaggaaagtcaagggactaattagtttggccttcgaatcctatttatttcctaagaaaaagttaggattattgaagttcagttcaattagcaagataacgattatcaattatgctgagttggtaactgttgagttactgatttcttaaccaagaccaaaaggggaaaaagtaaattgctggaataaaatatcttcagatcggaaacaatgataacataaattaaaaagagcaatcataaactgaaaatacctcaaatatcattaattcaaataataatctgtaacatggaataattcataaattcaattataaaagtaaatactcaactcaagtgctggaataaataaaagtgaaagggaagctaaaacaaagaaacgtaaaacctggatcgagagtcactcttacaaactaagagaagtcctaaatcctaagagagagaggagagaacctctctcaagactaaatctaaatcatgggaagtaaaaattggcgagctctctctagaatggatgcattccccgaCTTTATAGCCTtcaatctgtgctttctgggccaaaaactgggtcagaaacagcccagaaattgccccctgcGTATTCtagtacgttcaggtcgcggacaagtgacgcggaggcgtcgtccacgcggccgcgcggattgaagttcgcagatgcgacacgtccgcgtggatcacgcgttcgcgtcgcctagtgtcagggcaactatgacatattatatatcaaatcgaagcctcggacgttagcttttcaaaaaaactggaaccgcgtcgtttggacctctgtagctaaagttatagccgtttgagtgtgaagaggtcaggctggacagcttagcaatttctccaacttcttgtattccttccacttttgcatgcttcctttccatcctctgagccattcctgccctgtaatctctaaaaacacttaacacacatatcaaggcatctaatgctaataagagagaattaataataagaaaatataagatcaaagaagcatgttttcaatcatagcacaaaaccaggaaggaaaatgtaaaacatgcaaatagtatgaataagtgggtaaagagttgataaaaaccactcaattgagtataagataaaccataaaatagtggtttatcaaggcgCCGAAAGTGACCTCGTCCAGTTTGCGAGCTTTCTTCCAAACGAAGAATGTTGAAAAGCAAGGTTCTACCAGTCAAGCTATGGCCGAGAAAGGTGCTGAGGTCGACCAACCTTCGCCTAAGAAggttaattttaaaagaagaagaggagaggtGAAGAAGAGTAAGGTTATGGCCGAGGAGGAATTAGAGTCCGAGGTTAACTTGGATCAAGTGAAGAGGTTTACAGAGAACCAGAAGGTGTTACATAGCTATATGAGTGATGATAATTTGACGCCTTTATGGAGCGAGCATTTTCCTTTCACTTTGATGGCGGATGAGCATGTGCAGAATCCTTCAGATGTTAAGCTTATTCACGAAGTGGGTGAGGTTGGGGTTGCCCAGTATTTGCAGGTATATTTGACGGGCTTTCTTTTTGTGTTATATTTTGTTTTGCTGGTTTatatctttgtgtttttctttaggTTATTGGAGCGCACTTGATGTGTGTTGGTCGGACTAAGGAGTTAAAGCGCTCCGGGGTTGTCTTTGACAAAGCTGCAATGGATCAGCTTATTCGTGAAAATGTGGAAAAAAGTGGTAAGCTCCGAGATGCATTGGATTTGGTGAACCAGCTAGGGGAGAAGCTTAAGGAGGCTGAATCGTCATTGAAGAAGTTTGGTGAGGAAAAGGCTGTGCTTGAGGGTAGGATTGTTGAGCTTGGGGTTGAAAAGAAATAAGCTGAGGATGATAAGGAAAATCATGGTCTTGAAATGTTTGCGGCTGGATTCGATAGGGCTGTTGAGCAAGCAAAGTTCTTGTTTCCGGATGGTGATCTGTCGAAGATGGACCCTTGTAAggtcattgttgggggtgagttGGTTGAAGATGACGACGATGTCGAGGGTCAAGGGGAGAATCTTGCTTcatagagagaaaagaaaagaaaaaactttGACTTGTGTATGTTAGTTTTTTGTATTAGGTTAGTGTTGCCTTTTTGAAGGCCAACTTTGTTATTTGAATGTTTTGATTGAAACTTGTTCCTCGGGCAGAGGTTTGGTTATTGttgttttggtatattttgagtAAGTATTATGCCTACtattgtgtattggtgcatttgCGCAGGGTTTTagattgattgtgtttgcttattTGAGAGGTTGAGTTGTTGAGTTGTTATACCCGTGTTTTATCTTTGATAAGTTTTGCTTAAACATCGAAAATGTGACGTTTGCCCTGTTGGGACTTTGATAAAGTAGTGCAAATAGGAATAGAGTCATAGTATTAATATATTTGGAAAGTGCGGGGTGgtgtgcctcattaaaacctctccaGCAAAACCCTCCTTAGGGAGAAAAtctggtagtaggaaaaagagtgcatcaccGTGTCCAACTTATACATTAGCTGAAGTATAATTTCAGGGATGATATGTTCCATGTGTTTGGTAGGATAGTTCCATCGAGCTTTTGTATTTTGTAAGACCCTTGCCGACGACTTTGTGTACTTTGAATGGTCCTTCCCAATTTGCGCTTAGTTTGCCATGTCCGTGTGGCTTTCTTATGTCTTCGACCTTTCTGAGTATGAGGTCGCCTTCTGAAAATGTCCTTGGTTTGATTTTCTTGTTGTATTTTCGTGCTATAGCTCGTTTTGTTGCTAGCTGTTGTAGTGTTGATTTGTTGTAATCTTCTTCCATCAggtcgagctcggtctttcttctTTCTATGTTGTCATTTTCATTTGTGTTTGTGGTCCTATTGCTTTGCAGGGATACTTCGATTGGGAGCATAGCATCACCCCCGTACACCAGTCTGAACGGGGTTTCTTTTGTTGAGGACTGTTCCGTGGTGTTGTAGCTCCAAATTACTTCAGGGATGAGTTCGGCACATTCCCCTTTTGAGTCTTCCAGTTTTTTCTTAAGGCCCTGCAAAATTATCTTATTGGCGGTCTCTGCTAGACCGTTAGTCTGTGGATGTTCAACTGAGAAAAATTGTTGGgttattttgaaattttgcaaAAAGTTGGTGAATCGTTGATCTATAAATTGTCTTCCATTATCAGTGATGATGGATTGAGGTATACCAAAGCGACACAAGATGTTTTTCCATACGAAAGAAATCATTTTTTCAGAAGTGATTTTGCTAATGGTatagcctctatccatttggtaaAGCAATCTATAGCAACAATTAAAAATTTGACCTGGCCCGGAGCTGGAGGGAAGGGCCCGAGGATGTCTAGTCCCCATTTGTTGAATGACCAGCATACCTCGGATGTATGTAATTGCTCGGCTAGGTTGTGGATGATTGGTGCATGGCGTTGGCATTGGTCGCAGTGGGTTACTTTGCGCATGCAATCTTGTTTTAACGTCGGCCAATAATAACCGGCTCGGAGGATTTTCGCGGCTAAGCTTCTGCCGCCAATGTGAGTGCCACAGACTCCTTCGTGGACCTCGTCCATGGCCAATTTTGCTTCGGCGGTGCTTATGCATCGGAGGAGGGGTCTCGTGAATCCCCTCTTGTATAGATCGGTTCCCAATATGGTGTAGAAGCTAGCCTGTCTTTTGAATTTCTTTGTGTCTTTGATGTTGTCGGGCATTATTCTTGTTTTCAGGTAATTAACTATCGGTGATCTCCAGTCGTCTTCCTGCATAACACTTGCAACTGTTGTTAGGGTAACACTGGGCTCATCCAGTGTTAGCTGTGATAATATGGGGTTGTTGTATTGACTTCTTGTTGTTGACAATTTGGAGAGAAGATCTGCTCTGTTGTTTTGTTCCCTTGGTATGTGAAGAATATTGAATATATCGAAGTCCCTTATGAGGTTGTTAACCATTGTATTGTATTTTTCAAGGAGGGGGTCTTTTACCTGAAACTTACCCATCACCCGTTGCACCACCAAGAGGGAGTCGCATTTGACGTTTATTTGTGTTATTCCCATGGTTTGTGCTAGGCGTAATCCTGCTATTAAAGCTTCGTATTCTTCCTGGTTGTTACTTGCGTGGAAGGTGAATTGAAGCGATTGTTCGAGTTGTATTCCTTGGGTGTTTTCGAGGAGTATCCCTGCTCCGGAGCCTTTGCTGTTTGAGGCCCCGTCGCCGTATAGCGTCCATGGGTTTTCTTTAGAAGCTTGGTCTTCTTGTGTCAGCTCGGCGACGAAGTCGACTAATGTTTGTGATTTGATGGCACCTCTGGACTGGTATTGGATGTCGTATTCTGATAGTTCGATGGACCACTTGATTAGCCTTCCTGCCAGTTCGGGCCTCGTCAGTATCTGCCTTAGGGGTTGTTCTGTTCTGACTATGATGGTATGGCTTTGAAAGTAGTGCCGTAGTCGTCTGGCTGTCATGACGAGTGCTAAGGCTAATTTCTCCAGCTTTGGATAGCGGGACTCGGCGCCTTGAAGTgatttgctgatgaagtataccgGGTGTTGTTGTTTGTCTATTTCTGTTACTAAAACAGAACTGATAGCATGGTTAGTGATTGATAAATACAAATATAATGGtttacctgtttctggtgtttggaGGATTGGAGGTGTTGTGAGTAGGGTTTTGAGTTCTGTGAAGGCTGTTTCACATTCTTTGGACCAGTGGAATTGTTCCTGTTTCttcaactttttgaaaaagtgaTGCGATCGTTGTGCTATACAGGGTAGGAACCTTGCTAGTGCTGCATGTCGGCCGGTTAGTTGTTGTACTTCCTTTATTGTCCTCGGACTTCGCATATTGAGAATGGCTTGGCATTTTTCTGGGTTTGCCTCTATACCTCGGCACGTGAgcatgaagccgaggaatttCCTACTTTGTACCCCGAAGGCACATTTCTCCGGGTTGAGCTTCATATTATATCTTCGTAGTTGTTGGAAGATCTCTGTTAAGTCTTCAGCATGGTTTGATGTTTGTGTTGATTTTGCCACCATATCGTCGACATAGACTTCTATGTTTCGTCTGATTTGTTTTGAGAAGATCTTATCCATGAGGCGTTGGTAGGTGGCgcctgcgtttttgagtccgaatggcatgaccttGTCGCAAAAGTTGTCGTTGTCAGTGATAAAGGCAGTCTTGTCTTGGTCTCCTTCATGCATTAGTATTTGGTTGTAACCGGAGTAAGCGTCCATAAAGCTTAAGCATCGGAAACCAGAGGAATTGTCCACGAGTTTGTCAATGCATGGGAGGGGGTAGGTatcctttgggcaggctttattgaggtctgtatagtcgacacacatcctccatttgcCATTATTCTTCTTTACCATCACGACATTGGCCAACCATGTTGAGTACTTGAGTTCCTTGATGAACCCGGCGGATAATAACTTCTGGGTTTTCTCCAAAGAGGCTGTCCTTTTGTCAGTTCCTAGGTGTCTCTTCTTCTGGGCTATAGGTCGGATTGACGGGTTGATCGCTAGTTTGTGGCAGATAACGTTTGGGTCTATTCCAGGCATATCTGCTGGGGTCCAGGCGAATAAGTCGATGTTTTGTCTTAAGAGCTCCACCAGTTGAGTTCGTTCTGCCTCCTTTAGTGTGTTTCCGAGGTATGTGTATCTATCTTTGTTGTTTGCCAACTGCACTTTGGTGAGGTCATCAAGGGGCATAGGTCGTTCCTGGTTGTTGGTTCTTGGGTCCATGTCTGCAAAAGGAGGTAGTTGATCCGAGTTGTATACTGCTTGGACATATTGCTGGTCTAGATGTTTCGGTTGTTCATTTTTTAAACTGGCGTTATAGCACTGTCTGGCTTCTTTCTGGTCACCATGGATTGTCACCACTTTGTTGTCCTGCGAAATAAACTTGACACACAAATGTACAGTGGAAACGACAGCGTTGAACGCGTTCAATGACGGTCTGCCTAGGATAATGTTATGTGGACTTTTGCAATCTACAACCAAATATTGTATTTCTAAAGTTCTGCTGTTGGGGTAATCCCCGAAACTAGTTTGTAACCAAATGTAACCTCGGATAGAGACTCGCTCACCTGAGAAACCTACCAATTCCCCGGATGACAGTTGCAGGAGTTTGTCGCTCAGGTTCATCTTTTGGAAGGTTGAGTAGAATAGTACGTCGGCGCTGCTCCCCGTGTCCATGAGGATCTTTTTTACCAGGGGTTCTCCGACTTGTGCTGTGATGACTACGGGGTCGTCTAGGTTTTGGTCGGCGGCCTTGTAATCTTCGGGGCTGAATGATATTCCTGGTTTGTCCACGTTGGTTGGCCGAGGTATTGTTGATTCTGTCATAGTCATCATAGCTCGGTATGACCTCTTTCTTGCCGAGCTTGTGCATCCTCCACCTGCAAAGCCACCAGAAATACAGTTTATTATTCGGCGGGGTAGATTGTTATCATTGTCTACCTTTCTCCCCTTGTCTCGGGGGTTGTCGGTTGTTTTTTGTTGGTGGCCGAGTTCTTCGGTGTTTTTTCTTCGACTTCGCGTGTCGATATAATTGTCCAACAATCCCTGGCGTGCTAATTTTTCGAGGACGTCTTTTGCTATCACGCAATCGTCTGTTGTATGGCCGTACTTTTGATGGAAGGCACAGTATTTGGATTTGTCCACGTGCCTCTGGTCCTGGTAGGTACCGGCTCTGCTTGGGGGTTTGATGAGTTTAGAGTGTAGTATATCCTTTACTATGTCCTCTCTTTTTGTGTTAAAGGGGGTGTATGTGTCGAATTTAGGTGTTAGCCTGAACGGCCTTTGGTCTGTCCTGCTGGTTGGATGCCTGCTTCGTCTGTCTTCTTCCCTGTTTGGGGTGGATTTTTCGGCCCTCCGGAGTGCTCGGAACTCTTCTACCTCGATTTGAGTTGTTGCTTTTTCTCGGAATTCGGCTAGAGTTTTGGGCTTTGCTATGACGATGGACTCTTGGAATTTCCCTGGGCGGAGGCCACTCTTTAGAGCGTGGAGATGGACTTCGGGATTCAGGTTGGGTATCTCATTAGTCGCTTCCACGAATCTGGTCATGTAATCCTTCAGGCTTTCATTCGGTCCCTGCTTGATCGTGTTGAGATAGTATGAGTTGTGGACATAGATTTTTGAGGCCGCGAAGTGGTTGATGAATTGGTCGGCTAACTCATCGAAACTTGAGATAGAACCTTCAGGTAAGTTGGAAAACCAGATAAGTGCGGCCCCGTCTAGGAAGGTTGGAAAAGTTCGGCAGAGGATGGGGTCGGACTCTTTATTCATGAACATCATGGTGTAAAATTTGGTTACGTGGACGTTTGGGTTTCCTATTCCTTGGTAAGGTTTTAGGGTTGAAGGTAGGGTGAGGTTTTCGGGCATTTTGAAGTTCATAACTTGTTTTGTGAAGGGGTTGGTTCTTTTGACTATAGTCTTTGTCGTTTTGGGGGTGGTTTGTTTGGTTTCGGAGGAATGCTCGTCATTTTCCTCTTTTTGTTTGGTGTTTTTGTGTTCACCCTTTGCACGATCGTGCTCCATTTGCCGCAGGAGTTCGGCCATCCTTTGGTTCTCGGCTCTGAGGGCCTCATTGATTGCTAACATCTCCGGCTGGTTGATGTCGGAGGGAGTGTGGCTTTGTTCATCCGCCATTGTTTGTGTCCTACAAGAAAAGGGGATAAAAAATGCACAGAGTAGAGGAAAAAATGGGGTTAGATAAAtcgggccccacggtgggcgccaaatgtttcTGTATGAGAGTTGACTTCGAGGTATAGCACGTTCTGATAACACACAGACTGGCTTTCCTTAGAGTGATGGGAGAGGAACGTCGTCTTCTACTGGAGAGGCGACGTTGGGTACCTGAAAAgggactccgacgctcaagtaagtatCAGTATGAGAGAGTTTAGGAGGAAAACTAGAGTGAATAGCGTACCTACAACTTGAGTATGTAATCTGTATATATTAGAGTTTGTTGAGGGTGGTTATGCGGATTTGTTGAAGTGGATGGAGCCTCCATCCATTGTGTCCTTTATTTTCGGAGCTGAGGAGAGATTTGAGGAGGGTTCATGCGTTAGTTCAGTTTCGagtttgttgttgtttgttttgcTTTACTCTAACagaccacatatatatatataattgaagtgATTGACATTTCTTTATATAATTGAAGTGACTGACATTtgtgaaagaaagaagaaaataaccaAGAAGGATACGTAATAATGAATAAAGCAATATTAATCTTAtcctttattcttcttttttttttttttttttttttttgtatacagcTCACATCCTTTATTTTATAGTGCAGCATTTAATCATTCACGATGCCCTGGGTTGAAAGTAATTAGAACATTCTTATTTAATGTGATAATTTTGACCCATCATTTGCTCTGAGTTATTCTTTTTTAGGTTAAGTAGCTTTGAGTTATTTCGATGGCCTTGGCGAACTACTATTATAGTAGTATGCTTTTCCACTTCCCCCCTCTTCTCTAGTACAGAATTATAACTAAGTACTACTATATCATTGCCTTTAGAAATTGAATTGAGACTTGCTTGCTTCTTTCAATGTTAACGGCACTGAAAacgtataaattataaattaacggTCGGCCAACTAAATTACAATTGGTTTCATCACTAGTTTTAATAAGCCATCTTCAACTACGTCCTAATCATGTGTCATTCTAGTGATGCACATAAATTGGGTGACGTCGAATTTATCTTAATTCGGATTTGATCTTACATAATAATTAgacttattttttagatttt
This genomic window contains:
- the LOC140183624 gene encoding uncharacterized protein — its product is MADEQSHTPSDINQPEMLAINEALRAENQRMAELLRQMEHDRAKGEHKNTKQKEENDEHSSETKQTTPKTTKTIVKRTNPFTKQVMNFKMPENLTLPSTLKPYQGIGNPNVHVTKFYTMMFMNKESDPILCRTFPTFLDGAALIWFSNLPEGSISSFDELADQFINHFAASKIYVHNSYYLNTIKQGPNESLKDYMTRFVEATNEIPNLNPEVHLHALKSGLRPGKFQESIVIAKPKTLAEFREKATTQIEVEEFRALRRAEKSTPNREEDRRSRHPTSRTDQRPFRLTPKFDTYTPFNTKREDIVKDILHSKLIKPPSRAGTYQDQRHVDKSKYCAFHQKYGHTTDDCVIAKDVLEKLARQGLLDNYIDTRSRRKNTEELGHQQKTTDNPRDKGRKVDNDNNLPRRIINCISGGFAGGGCTSSARKRSYRAMMTMTESTIPRPTNVDKPGISFSPEDYKAADQNLDDPVVITAQVGEPLVKKILMDTGSSADVLFYSTFQKMNLSDKLLQLSSGELVGFSGERVSIRGYIWLQTSFGDYPNSRTLEIQYLVVDCKSPHNIILGRPSLNAFNAVVSTVHLCVKFISQDNKVVTIHGDQKEARQCYNASLKNEQPKHLDQQYVQAVYNSDQLPPFADMDPRTNNQERPMPLDDLTKVQLANNKDRYTYLGNTLKEAERTQLVELLRQNIDLFAWTPADMPGIDPNVICHKLAINPSIRPIAQKKRHLGTDKRTASLEKTQKLLSAGFIKELKYSTWLANVVMVKKNNGKWRIFMDAYSGYNQILMHEGDQDKTAFITDNDNFCDKVMPFGLKNAGATYQRLMDKIFSKQIRRNIEVYVDDMVAKSTQTSNHAEDLTEIFQQLRRYNMKLNPEKCAFGVQSRKFLGFMLTCRGIEANPEKCQAILNMRSPRTIKEVQQLTGRHAALARFLPCIAQRSHHFFKKLKKQEQFHWSKECETAFTELKTLLTTPPILQTPETGKPLYLYLSITNHAISSVLVTEIDKQQHPVYFISKSLQGAESRYPKLEKLALALVMTARRLRHYFQSHTIIVRTEQPLRQILTRPELAGRLIKWSIELSEYDIQYQSRGAIKSQTLVDFVAELTQEDQASKENPWTLYGDGASNSKGSGAGILLENTQGIQLEQSLQFTFHASNNQEEYEALIAGLRLAQTMGITQINVKCDSLLVVQRVMGKFQVKDPLLEKYNTMVNNLIRDFDIFNILHIPREQNNRADLLSKLSTTRSQYNNPILSQLTLDEPSVTLTTVASVMQEDDWRSPIVNYLKTRIMPDNIKDTKKFKRQASFYTILGTDLYKRGFTRPLLRCISTAEAKLAMDEVHEGVCGTHIGGRSLAAKILRAVEHPQTNGLAETANKIILQGLKKKLEDSKGECAELIPEVIWSYNTTEQSSTKETPFRLVYGGDAMLPIEVSLQSNRTTNTNENDNIERRKTELDLMEEDYNKSTLQQLATKRAIARKYNKKIKPRTFSEGDLILRKVEDIRKPHGHGKLSANWEGPFKVHKVVGKGLTKYKSSMELSYQTHGTYHP